One window from the genome of Candidatus Zixiibacteriota bacterium encodes:
- a CDS encoding endonuclease domain-containing protein, with protein sequence MNNKPPIHSTILARARRLRREQTAPERALWARLRGHRLGSLKFRRQHPIGLFIADFACIKHRLVVEIDGSTHLANTEYDTLRTRWLSGRRWRVLRFTNRQVIRNMDGVLEVIRAACGRSPVGVPSPQPLSTHEAAP encoded by the coding sequence ATGAATAACAAACCACCAATCCATTCGACGATCCTGGCTCGCGCACGCCGCCTGCGCCGCGAACAAACGGCGCCCGAACGCGCACTGTGGGCACGGCTGCGAGGCCATCGTCTCGGCAGTTTGAAATTCCGCCGTCAACACCCAATCGGACTGTTCATCGCCGACTTTGCATGCATCAAACACCGGCTGGTGGTTGAAATCGACGGCTCCACTCATTTGGCCAATACCGAATACGACACCTTGCGCACACGATGGCTCTCCGGCCGCAGGTGGCGCGTTCTGCGTTTCACCAATCGCCAGGTCATCCGCAACATGGATGGGGTGCTGGAGGTCATTCGTGCGGCATGCGGCCGATCACCGGTTGGCGTTCCCTCACCCCAACCCCTCTCCACACACGAGGCCGCGCCGTGA
- a CDS encoding DEAD/DEAH box helicase — translation MKIARLTEFGIPEAFVARWADTIGPELLDWQADAIRHFNLLGDGNLIAIAPTSSGKTFLAELAATSALMRRRKVVYIAPLKALVMQKYERLRTVFGPLGFRVVVSTRDWRGADARLRRGDFDIAVTVYEKWHNLLLTHLDLLTTVDLLILDEPQLLIDPKRGPTVAAILDAVAAVRHDQHRIASERRAALRVILLAARLPYAAQLSSYLNAPIQTVHRRPVELRLGVLTNGRFQFREYNTADVGEETLPWDDQLPESERPLALLAALAARGERILVFCPSKNSCHRRAQALVARLPSTVRVLSEEERWRLRSGPSLAAPLTEWLRHGVAVHHADLTPHQRAVVETRFAAGDVPVLFCTGTLAWGVNLPATTVFVDAEKYSGGPYGGRLIPVPIDRLEFEGMAGRAGRLGLAHDTASCGERSRTAPVGRGILWSKTPCEADLLWNAYITPHDFSTPLNTPIGSLSHGERVGVRESDTAGDRFAPLTTSELSRTTCGERGRTTCANGPRRRRGHPPCGEHSRTALPAFGPARRLLDWIVTGLASTVADAQARAQQSPFGPADPAEGPPLRTVWEPAAQRLIDARLVQCDADRRSSFAEGPLLGEDGRLYATPCGSVVAASGIGIETAVAITRALEGCRRRSSLEGHRSSLENSDCDPASWIALLTTLPEASDAHLLSGALHAEHRRAIAALWRDRFGGEFLETLAEHFAADPAAVTVHFPNEAPQTRAMLTALALDDWAAGISTDELEHRYRLPIGRLAPTADLISWLLETTALLAKNIASSRGIVPALERAAFEVRHGISWGAQSLVQALEGVLPRQTLLELIADGWNDPVALATRRPDELIGYAPLSVVEQILKRCRQWSQRAARDTKPGQSESNTLSIENPTTCPEGSRGKGEPVMSPILHLDGAAHRARLTVQLAGRTVLLRAKSFKYLLALAAARLLSRDGWIAKTDIEPGENQIKYLYQLRRELRIAGGAHSRIARTDTDALIENDGHGHYRLGLPPQAIQFDLERLLTHPDWDIRVRAEQLSAHAQSERATTTAHAA, via the coding sequence GTGAAAATCGCGCGGCTGACCGAGTTCGGGATTCCCGAGGCATTCGTCGCCCGTTGGGCCGACACCATCGGTCCGGAGCTGCTCGACTGGCAGGCCGATGCGATTCGCCACTTCAATCTGTTGGGCGACGGCAACCTCATCGCCATCGCGCCGACCTCATCGGGGAAAACGTTTTTGGCCGAGCTGGCCGCGACATCGGCGTTGATGCGTCGCCGCAAGGTCGTCTATATCGCGCCGCTGAAGGCGCTGGTGATGCAGAAATACGAGCGGCTGCGCACGGTCTTTGGGCCGTTGGGATTCCGCGTCGTCGTCTCCACGCGCGACTGGCGCGGCGCCGATGCGCGTCTGCGGCGCGGCGATTTCGATATCGCGGTCACGGTGTATGAAAAATGGCACAATCTGCTGTTGACCCATCTGGATTTGCTGACCACGGTCGATCTTTTGATTCTCGATGAGCCGCAGTTGCTGATCGATCCCAAGCGCGGCCCGACGGTCGCGGCGATTCTCGATGCGGTCGCGGCGGTCCGTCACGATCAACACCGGATCGCATCGGAACGCCGGGCCGCGTTGCGCGTCATCCTGCTGGCGGCGCGTCTCCCCTATGCGGCGCAGTTGTCGTCGTATTTGAACGCGCCGATCCAGACCGTGCACCGCCGTCCGGTCGAGCTGCGGTTGGGCGTGCTCACCAACGGACGGTTTCAATTCCGCGAATACAACACCGCCGACGTCGGTGAGGAAACGCTGCCGTGGGACGATCAACTCCCTGAATCCGAGCGTCCGTTGGCGCTGTTGGCTGCATTGGCCGCGCGCGGCGAACGCATCCTGGTTTTTTGCCCCTCGAAAAACAGTTGCCACCGGCGCGCGCAGGCGCTGGTGGCGCGCCTTCCCTCGACGGTGCGTGTGCTCTCCGAAGAAGAACGCTGGCGGCTGCGCAGCGGACCATCGCTGGCCGCGCCGCTGACCGAGTGGCTCCGCCACGGTGTCGCGGTGCATCACGCCGATCTGACGCCGCATCAGCGCGCAGTCGTGGAAACGCGATTCGCCGCCGGTGATGTGCCGGTGCTCTTCTGTACCGGGACGCTCGCCTGGGGCGTCAATCTCCCGGCAACCACCGTGTTTGTCGACGCGGAGAAATACTCAGGCGGTCCCTATGGCGGACGGCTGATCCCGGTGCCGATCGACCGTCTCGAATTCGAGGGCATGGCGGGACGCGCCGGACGTTTGGGTTTGGCGCATGATACGGCGTCTTGTGGTGAGCGAAGTCGAACCGCCCCGGTCGGGCGCGGCATCCTCTGGAGCAAGACCCCCTGCGAAGCCGACCTGCTGTGGAATGCCTACATCACACCGCACGACTTCTCAACACCCCTCAACACACCGATTGGCTCCCTCTCTCATGGGGAGAGGGTTGGGGTGAGGGAAAGCGATACCGCTGGTGACAGATTCGCTCCGCTCACCACAAGCGAACTCAGTCGAACCACTTGTGGTGAGCGCGGCCGAACTACGTGCGCAAACGGACCCCGCCGGCGGCGGGGCCACCCCCCTTGCGGTGAGCATAGCCGAACCGCCTTGCCTGCTTTCGGTCCCGCACGTCGGCTGCTGGACTGGATCGTCACCGGGCTGGCATCCACTGTCGCCGATGCGCAAGCGCGCGCGCAGCAATCCCCCTTCGGTCCGGCCGATCCCGCCGAAGGTCCTCCCTTGAGGACGGTCTGGGAACCGGCGGCGCAGCGTCTGATCGATGCCCGACTGGTGCAGTGCGACGCCGACCGCAGGTCCTCTTTTGCCGAAGGCCCCCTCTTGGGGGAGGACGGACGTCTGTATGCCACACCGTGCGGCTCGGTGGTCGCCGCCTCCGGCATCGGCATCGAAACCGCTGTCGCGATCACGCGTGCGCTGGAGGGATGCCGCCGCAGGTCCTCTCTTGAGGGCCACAGGTCCTCTCTTGAGAACAGCGACTGCGATCCCGCATCGTGGATCGCGCTGTTGACCACATTACCGGAAGCATCCGATGCGCATCTGCTCTCCGGTGCGCTCCATGCCGAACATCGCCGCGCCATTGCCGCGCTGTGGCGCGATCGTTTCGGCGGTGAGTTTCTCGAAACACTCGCGGAACATTTCGCCGCCGATCCCGCCGCGGTCACGGTGCATTTTCCCAACGAGGCGCCGCAGACGCGCGCGATGCTGACGGCGCTGGCGCTCGATGATTGGGCGGCGGGCATATCGACCGATGAGTTGGAGCATCGTTACCGTCTGCCGATCGGCCGCCTGGCGCCGACCGCGGATTTGATCTCATGGCTGTTGGAAACGACCGCGCTGTTGGCCAAAAACATCGCGTCATCTCGTGGCATTGTCCCCGCGTTGGAACGCGCCGCTTTTGAAGTGCGCCACGGCATCAGTTGGGGCGCCCAGTCGCTGGTGCAGGCGCTCGAAGGCGTGCTGCCCCGTCAGACGCTGTTGGAATTGATCGCCGACGGCTGGAACGATCCGGTCGCGCTCGCCACACGCCGTCCCGACGAACTGATCGGCTATGCGCCGTTGTCGGTGGTCGAGCAGATTCTCAAACGCTGCCGCCAATGGAGTCAACGTGCGGCGAGGGACACCAAGCCAGGTCAATCGGAGTCAAACACACTCTCCATAGAAAACCCAACCACTTGTCCCGAGGGAAGCCGAGGGAAAGGAGAACCCGTCATGTCACCCATCCTCCATCTCGACGGCGCGGCGCATCGCGCGCGCCTCACGGTACAGTTGGCCGGACGGACTGTCTTGCTCCGCGCCAAGAGCTTCAAATACCTGCTGGCCTTGGCGGCGGCGCGTCTGCTCTCGCGCGACGGCTGGATCGCCAAGACCGACATCGAACCCGGCGAAAACCAGATCAAGTATCTCTACCAGTTGCGCCGTGAATTGCGCATCGCTGGTGGTGCGCACAGTCGAATCGCGCGGACCGACACCGATGCCCTGATCGAAAACGACGGACACGGGCATTACCGTCTCGGGCTGCCGCCGCAGGCGATTCAGTTCGATCTGGAACGGTTGCTGACACATCCCGACTGGGACATTCGTGTCCGCGCGGAGCAACTATCCGCGCACGCGCAGTCCGAACGGGCAACAACCACCGCGCACGCGGCGTGA
- a CDS encoding tetratricopeptide repeat protein — MSDDTRSTADTGGQAISPAATTESHAPRHNRPFMIAVLALVIVVTIYIVKTNIEQPAASSNATGQQPFDPEQMQAEFIENAQHQIAHISDILAQDSSNFDAWVALGNLYFDIDDAAGAIAHYTAALALQPDNLNVKTDLATMERAAGHPERAISLLNEVVAADSTAQQAWFNLGVIYSFDLNDSRNAIAAWKRFIQLNPQSEHSEPVLREIERLEAELGG, encoded by the coding sequence ATGAGCGACGATACCAGGTCCACGGCCGATACCGGCGGGCAGGCAATCAGCCCCGCCGCAACGACCGAAAGCCACGCTCCACGGCACAACCGCCCGTTTATGATCGCGGTGCTGGCGCTGGTCATTGTTGTGACGATTTACATCGTCAAGACGAACATCGAGCAGCCCGCCGCGTCATCGAACGCGACCGGCCAACAGCCATTCGATCCGGAGCAGATGCAGGCGGAGTTTATCGAGAACGCGCAGCATCAGATCGCGCACATCAGCGACATCCTCGCGCAGGATTCGAGCAACTTCGATGCGTGGGTGGCGCTGGGGAATCTCTACTTCGATATCGATGATGCGGCAGGCGCAATCGCACACTACACCGCCGCGCTGGCGTTGCAGCCCGACAATCTCAACGTCAAAACCGATCTGGCGACGATGGAACGCGCCGCCGGTCATCCCGAACGGGCGATTTCACTGCTCAACGAAGTCGTCGCCGCCGACTCGACCGCGCAGCAGGCGTGGTTTAACCTCGGCGTGATTTACAGTTTCGATCTCAACGATTCCCGCAATGCCATCGCCGCGTGGAAACGATTCATCCAGTTGAATCCCCAGTCTGAACATTCCGAACCGGTCCTGCGTGAGATCGAACGCCTCGAAGCAGAACTGGGCGGGTGA
- a CDS encoding carboxypeptidase regulatory-like domain-containing protein has product MGSAASTSRRSEKQSNAGPQSDTRTQNSSRDLHMQNLPRPNAVPPTANERLKPVDFNGNHDAGGGDKSTMTTESRIPTEPHDVSQVPKVQLPSGVAWLNGRALSFPSSVRLIPGERVAVEGRPYEIKRARILTPKSITRWAAYAVLGILAAIGLAHIIVGPPGGTISGVVIDGVSGRIIPDARISIINGPMVRTNSAGLFAAGGLPTGQFTLTATAIGYQSQSGTVMRTGGLDAQMAFVLAPLSIDTALMLIAEGTPAEPAPVEETPAEETRTSGLAFGHVKIDADFSDFLVFVDNVLYGKNTPEVKRLSAGNHAIVLQVDGFEDFASSVTVKARATETLKVRKADLTPQINPLKRARGHFAEAKAFLEQGQWPAAIDEYTKGLEYEPENADALQYRGWAFLKSGNAVKAKSDFVRAAQLHHAANRNLDAVTCAGYLIELEPGESDHCRRRAEYYIALSEFDKAIDDYKSAIKRDKNAIAPRLGLAEAHFATGDFREAAKEFDRARKLTDKPSSIYVRMLIALTNAGLDKDVRKKYEELTQIADPAWLESLRQDPEWLRVLQIVDPSERSSG; this is encoded by the coding sequence GTGGGTTCAGCCGCATCCACCAGCCGACGCTCCGAGAAGCAGAGCAACGCGGGGCCGCAATCCGACACGCGCACGCAAAACAGTTCGCGCGACTTGCACATGCAAAACCTGCCGCGCCCGAACGCCGTCCCGCCGACCGCCAACGAGCGGCTCAAGCCGGTCGACTTCAACGGCAATCACGACGCCGGCGGCGGCGACAAAAGTACGATGACGACCGAGAGCCGGATCCCCACAGAGCCGCACGATGTCTCGCAAGTGCCGAAGGTGCAGTTGCCCAGCGGCGTGGCCTGGCTGAATGGCCGCGCGTTGAGCTTCCCGTCCAGTGTGCGGCTGATTCCCGGCGAGCGGGTCGCGGTGGAAGGACGTCCCTATGAAATCAAACGCGCCCGCATCCTGACTCCGAAGAGCATCACCAGATGGGCCGCGTATGCCGTTTTGGGAATCCTCGCGGCCATCGGCCTGGCGCACATCATCGTCGGCCCGCCGGGCGGCACCATCTCCGGCGTCGTCATCGACGGAGTCAGCGGACGTATTATTCCCGACGCGCGCATCAGCATCATCAATGGCCCGATGGTGCGCACGAATTCCGCGGGGCTGTTTGCCGCCGGCGGATTGCCGACGGGACAATTTACGCTCACGGCGACCGCAATCGGCTATCAGTCGCAAAGCGGCACGGTGATGCGCACGGGCGGCCTCGATGCGCAAATGGCCTTTGTGCTGGCCCCGTTGTCGATCGATACGGCGTTGATGCTGATCGCCGAGGGCACACCGGCGGAACCCGCGCCGGTCGAAGAAACCCCGGCGGAGGAAACCCGGACCTCGGGGCTCGCGTTCGGCCATGTGAAGATCGATGCCGATTTCTCGGACTTTCTGGTCTTCGTGGACAACGTTCTCTACGGCAAGAATACCCCCGAAGTGAAACGTCTGTCGGCGGGCAATCACGCGATCGTTCTGCAAGTCGATGGATTCGAAGATTTCGCATCGAGCGTCACGGTAAAGGCGCGCGCGACGGAGACGCTGAAAGTCCGAAAAGCCGATCTGACGCCGCAAATCAATCCGCTCAAGCGCGCCCGCGGCCACTTTGCCGAGGCCAAGGCGTTTCTGGAGCAGGGCCAGTGGCCCGCGGCGATCGACGAGTACACGAAAGGACTCGAGTACGAGCCGGAGAATGCCGACGCGCTGCAGTATCGCGGCTGGGCGTTTTTGAAATCGGGCAATGCCGTCAAGGCCAAATCCGACTTCGTCCGCGCGGCGCAATTGCACCATGCCGCCAACCGCAATCTGGATGCGGTCACCTGCGCGGGATACTTAATCGAGCTGGAACCGGGTGAGAGCGACCACTGCCGGCGCCGCGCCGAGTATTACATCGCCCTGTCGGAATTCGACAAAGCGATCGATGACTACAAGTCCGCCATCAAGCGCGACAAGAATGCCATCGCGCCGCGCCTCGGTTTGGCGGAAGCACACTTTGCCACCGGAGATTTCCGGGAAGCCGCCAAAGAGTTCGATCGCGCGCGCAAACTCACCGACAAGCCATCGAGCATTTACGTGCGCATGCTCATCGCGCTGACCAATGCAGGACTGGACAAGGACGTTCGCAAAAAGTACGAGGAGCTGACTCAGATCGCCGACCCCGCGTGGCTGGAGTCGCTGCGACAGGATCCGGAGTGGTTGCGCGTTCTGCAGATCGTCGACCCGAGTGAACGGTCATCGGGATAG
- a CDS encoding ABC transporter substrate-binding protein, which produces MSRTSRRLNIHGVSILCLALVIPLLVVGTSTAQDKPTITIGAVVSLTGRDAAFGRECLAGLTMAVAEANGQGGIKGAMIRIQSYDDRSDPIFAAEGVRVLAREYNPIAIVGSSTSMVTQAAAVAAQDVGIPLVVPEATNPAITSIGDWVYRVCFVDPDMAEALATFAYTDRKLRKVAIMQEERHDYTQSLARHFDRQFRALGGEIVLHVGYPAGRADFSDVIEQIKLRKADAIFVSGFYPEAAAVMRAAKNAKLTVTFLGGDGWESPEFFAMSGDALDHDSRVFIASHFSADVTRSKVRGFVDAFTEQEGHAPITSSALGFDAGGAVVDALEMAPELTHAGLKAALSNVRHEGVTGQIVMDSTRNARKKVIIMQARPDQTFAFVSAVSGKLPDTKATTAGGGVQP; this is translated from the coding sequence ATGAGTCGGACGTCGCGACGACTGAACATACACGGGGTCAGTATCCTCTGTCTCGCTCTGGTCATCCCATTGCTGGTCGTGGGCACAAGTACGGCCCAGGACAAACCCACGATTACCATCGGCGCTGTGGTGTCGCTGACAGGACGCGATGCCGCGTTCGGGCGCGAGTGTCTGGCCGGTCTGACGATGGCCGTGGCCGAAGCCAATGGGCAGGGGGGTATCAAGGGGGCGATGATCCGTATTCAGTCATACGATGATCGCTCCGACCCGATCTTCGCCGCCGAAGGCGTGCGTGTCCTGGCACGTGAGTACAACCCCATCGCAATCGTCGGCTCCAGCACGTCGATGGTGACGCAGGCGGCCGCCGTGGCGGCGCAGGATGTCGGCATTCCCCTCGTGGTGCCGGAGGCGACCAATCCGGCGATCACCTCCATCGGCGATTGGGTCTATCGCGTGTGCTTCGTCGACCCCGATATGGCGGAGGCACTGGCCACGTTCGCGTATACCGATCGCAAGCTGCGCAAGGTGGCCATCATGCAGGAGGAACGGCACGATTACACCCAGTCGCTGGCGCGGCACTTCGACCGCCAGTTCCGGGCGCTCGGCGGCGAGATCGTGTTGCATGTCGGGTATCCGGCGGGACGCGCAGACTTCAGCGATGTCATCGAACAGATCAAACTGCGCAAGGCGGATGCGATCTTCGTTTCCGGATTCTATCCGGAGGCGGCGGCGGTCATGCGCGCCGCGAAAAATGCGAAGCTCACCGTCACCTTCCTGGGCGGCGACGGTTGGGAGTCGCCGGAGTTTTTTGCGATGTCGGGAGACGCGCTCGACCACGATTCCCGCGTCTTCATAGCGTCCCATTTTTCCGCCGATGTGACCCGCTCGAAGGTGCGCGGATTCGTTGACGCGTTCACCGAGCAGGAGGGTCACGCCCCGATCACATCGTCCGCGCTCGGTTTCGATGCGGGCGGCGCGGTTGTCGACGCCCTGGAAATGGCGCCGGAGTTGACGCATGCGGGCCTGAAGGCGGCGCTGTCGAATGTCCGTCACGAGGGCGTCACCGGGCAGATCGTGATGGATTCGACCCGCAACGCCCGCAAGAAAGTCATCATCATGCAGGCACGTCCCGATCAGACATTTGCGTTTGTCAGCGCGGTGTCGGGCAAGTTGCCGGACACCAAGGCCACGACTGCTGGCGGCGGTGTCCAGCCGTAA
- a CDS encoding GNAT family N-acetyltransferase, with translation MIRIRSMQRRDLPAYGRLVHYCFGLSEDYRHKYIDFMSKHLDTAWCASDGDTLAAGMWCYPFRMRVGEQFVPMSGVAAVATAPEYRNSGLAREMMTRAHAELRKAGYALSALMPFRHDFYARMGYADVFHHWDAVFAPAQIAPVTLRGIRVREVDGTAEWKTLDMLQRAFGRRYLGPVTRDRRYWSFRWLLARQGLRRVHLVLRASQPIGYVISEMDIEPPPARWPTRDELSPVGRKLAVKEAVWADDYALSAILQLLRSYRDHAGQITWFLPVDFPILDFLSNPIADVRLVSKIQFKLIDFKRAIEERRYPADLDGAVSADVQGDPTSEWNDGRWLIRWSGGRARVTRSRTTKRGVPRASGEIAAWSVLYSGHLVTAELVQQKRLTANAGAVEILERAFPRQVCFMPEWF, from the coding sequence ATGATCCGCATCCGTTCCATGCAGCGACGCGACCTGCCCGCCTATGGCCGGCTGGTTCACTACTGTTTCGGACTCAGCGAAGATTACAGGCACAAATACATCGACTTTATGTCGAAGCATCTGGACACCGCCTGGTGCGCGTCGGACGGCGACACACTGGCGGCGGGGATGTGGTGCTACCCCTTCCGGATGCGCGTGGGTGAACAGTTTGTACCGATGTCGGGTGTCGCAGCGGTGGCGACGGCTCCGGAGTATCGCAACAGCGGACTGGCGCGGGAGATGATGACGCGCGCGCACGCCGAGTTGCGCAAGGCGGGATATGCCCTGTCGGCACTCATGCCTTTCCGTCACGATTTTTACGCGCGCATGGGGTACGCCGACGTGTTTCATCACTGGGATGCCGTGTTCGCCCCCGCACAGATCGCGCCGGTAACGTTGCGCGGCATCCGGGTGCGCGAGGTCGATGGGACGGCCGAATGGAAGACATTGGACATGCTGCAGCGTGCGTTCGGGCGGCGATACCTGGGTCCGGTGACCCGGGATCGGCGGTATTGGAGTTTTCGCTGGCTGTTGGCACGGCAGGGGCTCCGACGCGTCCATCTGGTCTTACGGGCATCACAGCCGATCGGCTATGTCATCAGCGAGATGGACATCGAACCGCCGCCGGCGCGATGGCCAACGCGGGACGAGCTTTCCCCGGTCGGACGCAAGCTCGCGGTCAAGGAAGCGGTCTGGGCCGATGACTACGCCTTATCGGCGATTTTGCAATTGCTGCGCAGCTACCGCGATCACGCGGGACAGATTACGTGGTTTTTGCCCGTCGACTTCCCGATTCTCGATTTTCTGTCTAATCCCATCGCCGACGTGCGGCTGGTCAGCAAGATACAGTTTAAGCTCATTGACTTTAAACGCGCCATCGAAGAACGACGGTATCCGGCTGACCTCGACGGCGCGGTAAGCGCCGATGTGCAAGGGGATCCGACCAGCGAGTGGAACGACGGCCGTTGGCTCATCCGCTGGAGCGGCGGACGCGCCCGTGTCACGCGCAGTCGGACGACGAAACGCGGAGTGCCGCGGGCGAGCGGCGAGATCGCGGCGTGGAGTGTGCTCTACTCCGGACACCTGGTAACAGCCGAGCTGGTACAGCAAAAGCGGCTGACAGCCAACGCCGGAGCTGTTGAGATTTTGGAGCGTGCATTTCCACGGCAGGTGTGCTTCATGCCGGAGTGGTTCTGA
- a CDS encoding DUF4398 domain-containing protein: protein MNRTHAYPLSYRALGQWLVVAFVALMLVGCSAPPDQEESDAIAAVNAARDAEAERFAPAELGRATESLDRANEEKAKQDKRFRLFRSYGTAKEMYIETRNLAVAARDAAVRGRGERGAQSQRMLDLAVRSVEACSDTLAGAPTGKGTKVDIAMFREDIAELSGRIPAIQPLIDRGDFGTADSLSAVISRDATDLQTRILNASRKPKP from the coding sequence ATGAATCGGACACATGCATATCCGCTGTCGTACCGAGCACTGGGGCAGTGGCTGGTCGTTGCATTCGTGGCGCTGATGCTGGTCGGATGCAGCGCACCGCCCGATCAGGAAGAATCCGACGCCATCGCCGCGGTCAATGCGGCGCGCGATGCGGAGGCCGAGCGATTCGCCCCGGCCGAGCTCGGCCGCGCCACCGAATCGCTGGATCGCGCCAACGAGGAAAAGGCCAAACAAGACAAGCGATTCCGTCTGTTCCGCTCATACGGCACCGCCAAAGAGATGTACATCGAGACACGCAACCTCGCAGTGGCGGCGCGTGACGCCGCCGTGCGCGGACGCGGCGAACGCGGCGCGCAGTCGCAGCGCATGCTCGATCTGGCCGTCCGCTCGGTCGAGGCGTGTTCCGACACGCTGGCCGGTGCCCCGACCGGAAAGGGCACGAAGGTCGACATCGCGATGTTCCGGGAGGACATCGCCGAACTGAGCGGACGCATCCCGGCGATCCAGCCGTTGATCGACCGCGGCGACTTCGGCACGGCCGATTCGCTCTCGGCTGTGATCAGCCGCGATGCGACCGACTTGCAGACACGGATTCTGAATGCGTCGCGCAAGCCGAAACCGTAA